The Limnochorda sp. LNt genome includes a region encoding these proteins:
- a CDS encoding carbohydrate ABC transporter permease codes for MGQVRGGLAVGARPWVAPLQELARLRAQVRRHRVAYFFMAPFVAVFFLLTLAPVLVATYLSFTYFNLLQPPTWIGWSNYRALLLDDDIFLIGVRNTLFFAFIYGPVSFMASFTLAWLINQLRRLRAFYTLAMYAPSIVSSIAISVIWLYFLAGDRYGLINYLLMRVGILEEPFLWLRDPRTTMPSIVVVALWMSLGNQFLVFLAGLQNVDPQLYEAAAIDGVRNRLQELWYVTIPVMKPQFLFASVNAVVASFSVFDIAVALAGLPSHLYAGHTIVTHLYDYAFIRFEMGYAAAIAVILFLLTFATGRLAFRLFSTGGAY; via the coding sequence ATGGGCCAGGTGAGAGGCGGCCTGGCCGTGGGGGCGCGCCCGTGGGTGGCCCCCCTGCAGGAGCTGGCCCGTCTCAGGGCACAGGTGCGCCGGCACCGCGTCGCCTATTTCTTCATGGCGCCGTTCGTTGCCGTCTTCTTCCTGCTCACGCTGGCGCCGGTGCTGGTGGCCACCTATCTGAGCTTCACCTACTTCAACCTGCTGCAGCCCCCGACCTGGATCGGCTGGTCCAACTACCGTGCCCTTTTGCTGGACGACGACATCTTCCTCATCGGCGTGCGCAACACCCTCTTCTTCGCCTTTATCTACGGACCCGTCAGCTTTATGGCCTCCTTCACTCTGGCATGGCTGATCAACCAGTTGCGAAGGCTTCGGGCCTTCTACACGCTGGCCATGTATGCCCCCAGCATCGTCAGCAGCATCGCCATCAGCGTCATCTGGCTCTATTTCCTCGCGGGGGATCGCTACGGCCTCATCAACTACCTGCTGATGCGGGTGGGCATCCTGGAGGAGCCGTTCTTGTGGCTCAGGGACCCCCGCACCACCATGCCGAGCATCGTTGTGGTCGCCCTGTGGATGAGCCTGGGCAACCAGTTCCTCGTCTTCCTGGCGGGCCTGCAAAACGTCGATCCTCAGCTGTACGAGGCGGCGGCCATCGACGGCGTGCGCAACCGGCTGCAAGAGCTGTGGTACGTCACCATCCCGGTAATGAAGCCCCAGTTCCTCTTCGCCTCCGTCAACGCGGTGGTGGCTTCCTTCTCGGTTTTCGACATCGCAGTGGCCCTGGCGGGACTGCCCAGCCACCTCTACGCCGGGCACACCATCGTGACGCACCTCTACGACTACGCGTTCATCCGCTTCGAGATGGGCTACGCGGCGGCCATCGCCGTGATCCTCTTCTTGCTGACGTTCGCCACGGGGCGATTGGCCTTTCGACTCTTCTCCACCGGAGGGGCGTACTGA
- a CDS encoding carbohydrate ABC transporter permease produces the protein MIRAAMTATATVKGAGRRRLDWGRAVFYVLLTALAAFMALPLIFMVNQAFKPAEELFLFPPRFFVRNPTLKNFHDLLMSADTMLVPFSRYVFNSLLVTVSTVLLTVISASLAAYAVAKHRAPGSGWLFTLVVSALMFAPHVTQIPRYMIVNSLGLVDTYWALILPALASPYALFLMKQFIEPLPDALLEAAKVDGASEWRIFWQVVMPMARPAWATLTILTFITTWNDFFTPLIFTQSEVMKTLPLALITIYGGPGQVARYGASQAATFLMTVPTIALFILMQRRVIQTMAYSGIKS, from the coding sequence ATGATACGAGCGGCCATGACGGCCACCGCGACCGTGAAGGGGGCCGGTCGACGCCGTCTCGACTGGGGCCGCGCCGTCTTCTACGTGCTATTGACCGCGCTGGCCGCCTTTATGGCGCTGCCGCTCATCTTCATGGTCAACCAGGCGTTCAAGCCGGCGGAGGAGCTCTTCCTGTTCCCTCCGCGATTCTTCGTACGCAACCCGACCCTCAAGAACTTCCACGACCTACTCATGTCGGCCGATACCATGCTGGTGCCTTTCAGCCGGTACGTCTTCAACAGCCTGCTCGTAACCGTCTCCACGGTGTTGCTAACGGTCATCTCGGCGAGCCTCGCCGCCTACGCGGTGGCCAAGCACCGGGCGCCCGGGAGCGGGTGGCTCTTCACCCTGGTAGTGTCGGCGCTCATGTTCGCGCCCCACGTCACCCAGATCCCCCGTTACATGATCGTCAACTCCCTGGGTCTGGTGGACACGTACTGGGCCCTGATCCTGCCAGCGCTAGCCTCGCCCTACGCGCTCTTCTTGATGAAGCAGTTCATCGAGCCGCTGCCTGACGCACTGCTGGAGGCGGCCAAGGTGGACGGGGCCTCGGAGTGGCGCATCTTCTGGCAGGTCGTGATGCCGATGGCGCGCCCTGCCTGGGCGACCCTCACCATCCTCACCTTCATCACAACATGGAACGACTTCTTCACGCCCCTCATCTTCACCCAAAGCGAGGTGATGAAGACCCTCCCTCTGGCCCTCATCACCATCTACGGCGGGCCCGGGCAGGTGGCCCGCTACGGGGCTTCGCAGGCCGCCACCTTCCTGATGACGGTGCCGACCATCGCCCTGTTCATCCTGATGCAGCGCCGGGTCATCCAGACCATGGCATACTCCGGCATCAAGTCGTAG
- a CDS encoding YIP1 family protein, with amino-acid sequence MGLVAAAWESTRFAIWVLVEPQETFERLRQRGSVGAAIVMIGLALAVRVATFFTTAFHFSSAEPSEVNFAGEVLRLLVPLLTWVVANYAVTAILYGEGTLRAIFVASSYCLAPYVLLTPWISLATNVLTLSEAALVNGAQAMVYAWTGLLFFISVKVIHNYEWGQTLAITLLTLATMLATWAVAATIYGLTDQVLHFFREVVREALLR; translated from the coding sequence ATGGGTCTGGTCGCGGCGGCGTGGGAGAGCACCCGGTTCGCCATCTGGGTGCTGGTGGAGCCCCAGGAGACCTTCGAGCGCTTGCGCCAGCGAGGCAGCGTGGGCGCCGCCATAGTGATGATCGGCCTGGCGCTGGCCGTCCGGGTCGCCACCTTCTTCACGACGGCCTTCCACTTCTCGTCCGCCGAGCCTTCGGAGGTCAACTTCGCGGGGGAGGTGCTGCGCCTTCTAGTGCCGCTGCTGACGTGGGTGGTGGCCAACTACGCGGTGACCGCCATCCTCTACGGCGAGGGGACGCTCCGAGCCATCTTCGTGGCCTCCTCCTACTGCCTGGCGCCCTACGTGCTGCTTACGCCCTGGATCTCGCTGGCCACCAACGTCCTGACCCTGAGCGAGGCGGCGCTGGTCAACGGGGCGCAGGCGATGGTCTACGCATGGACGGGGCTGCTCTTCTTCATCTCCGTCAAGGTGATCCACAACTACGAGTGGGGCCAGACGCTGGCCATCACCTTGCTGACCCTGGCCACCATGCTCGCGACGTGGGCGGTGGCGGCCACCATCTACGGTTTGACGGACCAGGTGCTGCACTTCTTCAGGGAAGTGGTGCGGGAGGCGTTGCTGCGGTGA
- a CDS encoding DUF5696 domain-containing protein, whose translation MTTRGPGASVRLATALVVSVLSWMAPTPTARGAGVAVATEPDGAVVARSAHLEMRVAADTGQVEVTDLRNGAVWSSVPSLPPGTRIVGLWRAHMDAGFILEYAEADRQPRGVLNTSRYRPVRTVEPTPRGARVRYDILDPAGEKLFGFAWELSLGEDHLDLRIPFDSLYERPGGLKLISIMPLPFLGAATDLDDGYAFFPDGPGAITRFKVDHPTYQQNFREWVYQSGPEYAPGGAGQVRLPVFGIKRGSAAYVGFITQGDANAQIEFSPSGYILPLYRVAPIFHFRQRFSVALRRDAFVDKVDEALIAGDRSVRYVFLHGEDADYSGMARAYRRHLLEAGSLARAIPPDFAGYLDLSLFMAIEKPLLLWSSLVPMTTFAQAREILEELRRHGVERVALTLMGWTSRGYMGAPPARFPVEKALGGEAGLRDLVAWARDHGIEVWLYDQFLWAAQGAAGYSERRDVVRRASRDLLGFSRALSPVPSLRTERRYYLLNPLAAIAIARRDVPRLAALGVTGIVDENVGALVHVDHNPARAMGRADFIAALQELAGVYRDSGLKVGVNKGNGFILGSVDRLLDIPTEGGRLLFADETVPFYQMVVHGYVPYSGDFFEAGNLRADPAIERLRAIEFGALPRYVLTYEATSSLADTWFSQLYSSRYTDWIDSLVEDYRILVEELGRLQVVPMQAHRRLDEGVYEVRYEDGSRVIVNYRAQAYSLNGERSPRSVSVPPLGHVVLWAQGDEGGAGS comes from the coding sequence GTGACGACTCGAGGCCCTGGCGCAAGCGTCCGCCTGGCGACGGCACTGGTCGTCTCCGTCCTGTCGTGGATGGCCCCGACCCCGACAGCTCGGGGAGCGGGCGTGGCCGTCGCGACGGAGCCGGACGGAGCCGTCGTGGCGCGCTCGGCCCACCTGGAGATGCGGGTGGCGGCCGACACCGGGCAGGTGGAGGTGACGGATCTCCGCAACGGCGCGGTCTGGTCCTCGGTGCCGTCCCTGCCGCCCGGCACGCGCATCGTAGGGTTGTGGCGGGCCCACATGGACGCGGGCTTCATCCTGGAGTATGCCGAGGCGGACCGTCAGCCGAGGGGTGTCCTCAACACGTCTCGCTACCGGCCCGTTCGCACGGTCGAGCCCACGCCTCGAGGCGCCCGGGTCCGCTACGACATCCTCGATCCGGCCGGTGAGAAGCTCTTCGGCTTCGCATGGGAGCTGAGCCTGGGCGAGGACCACCTGGACTTGCGCATCCCCTTCGACTCGCTGTACGAGCGGCCGGGTGGACTCAAGCTCATCAGCATCATGCCGCTTCCCTTCTTGGGGGCGGCCACGGATCTCGACGACGGGTACGCCTTCTTCCCTGACGGGCCGGGTGCCATCACCCGCTTCAAGGTGGACCACCCGACCTACCAGCAGAATTTCCGAGAGTGGGTCTACCAGAGCGGCCCCGAGTACGCGCCGGGCGGCGCCGGCCAGGTCAGGCTGCCGGTCTTCGGCATCAAGCGGGGATCGGCCGCCTACGTGGGTTTCATCACCCAGGGGGACGCCAACGCCCAGATCGAGTTCTCACCCAGCGGCTATATATTGCCGCTGTACCGCGTGGCGCCCATCTTCCACTTCCGGCAGCGGTTCAGCGTCGCCTTGCGACGGGACGCCTTCGTCGACAAGGTCGACGAGGCCTTGATCGCTGGCGATCGTTCGGTGCGTTACGTCTTCCTGCACGGCGAGGATGCCGACTACTCGGGCATGGCACGGGCCTACCGGCGCCATCTCCTGGAGGCTGGGAGCCTGGCGCGGGCCATCCCGCCCGACTTCGCCGGCTATCTCGACCTCTCGCTCTTCATGGCCATCGAGAAGCCCCTCTTGTTGTGGAGCAGTCTCGTGCCGATGACGACCTTCGCCCAGGCCCGGGAGATCCTCGAGGAGCTGCGTCGCCACGGGGTCGAGCGCGTGGCGCTCACGCTCATGGGGTGGACGAGCCGAGGCTACATGGGGGCGCCGCCTGCCCGCTTCCCGGTGGAGAAGGCGCTGGGCGGCGAGGCCGGCTTGCGGGACTTGGTCGCCTGGGCCCGGGATCACGGTATCGAGGTGTGGCTGTACGACCAGTTCTTGTGGGCTGCCCAGGGAGCGGCGGGCTACTCGGAGCGGCGCGACGTGGTGCGGCGTGCCTCACGAGATCTGCTGGGCTTCTCCCGTGCGCTGAGCCCCGTCCCGTCGCTGCGGACGGAGCGCCGCTACTACCTGCTCAACCCCCTCGCGGCCATCGCCATTGCCCGCCGAGATGTGCCACGCCTGGCCGCCCTGGGGGTCACCGGCATCGTCGACGAGAACGTCGGTGCCCTCGTGCACGTGGACCACAACCCCGCCCGTGCCATGGGCCGGGCAGACTTCATCGCAGCCTTGCAAGAGCTGGCGGGGGTCTACCGGGACAGTGGCCTCAAGGTGGGCGTCAACAAGGGCAACGGCTTCATCTTGGGCTCGGTGGATCGCCTCCTCGACATCCCGACGGAAGGAGGGCGCCTGCTCTTCGCGGACGAGACCGTGCCCTTCTACCAGATGGTGGTGCACGGCTACGTTCCGTACAGTGGCGACTTCTTCGAGGCCGGCAACCTGCGGGCGGATCCCGCAATCGAGAGGCTGCGCGCCATCGAGTTCGGCGCGCTCCCGCGCTACGTGCTGACGTACGAGGCGACGTCCAGCCTCGCCGACACCTGGTTCTCGCAGCTGTACAGCTCTCGCTACACCGACTGGATCGACAGCCTCGTGGAGGACTACCGCATCCTCGTCGAGGAGTTGGGACGCTTGCAGGTCGTCCCGATGCAGGCCCACCGCCGGCTGGACGAGGGCGTCTACGAGGTGCGCTACGAAGATGGGAGCCGGGTGATCGTCAACTACCGCGCGCAGGCGTATTCGCTCAACGGAGAGAGGTCACCCCGCTCCGTCTCCGTGCCTCCCCTGGGACACGTCGTCCTGTGGGCCCAGGGGGACGAGGGGGGAGCTGGCTCATGA
- a CDS encoding carbohydrate ABC transporter permease, producing the protein MSARPRPLRISLATRRALEGFAFISPWLVGFVAFALWPLVRSFLLSFQKLDQLVGFRTSWVGLDNYRESFLVDANFVPMFIDVVRNTLVDIPAVVVFSLFTALMVNLRLRGDAFFRAVFFLPVVIGSGAVVQHLQAQDVGRLSIIRSAEGFAEFLVAYLGPAPASAVLDLLNRLALVLWGTGVQVLLFLAGLQSVSPSLYEAARVDGATEWEMFWKVTLPMLSPIILVVAIYTLVDSFTSVFNPILTYVRDVAFSGQFRMGYAAALGWIYFAFAFVLMVIIFKVAERRIFYAGER; encoded by the coding sequence ATGAGCGCGCGCCCGCGGCCGCTTCGGATCTCGCTGGCCACGCGTCGGGCCCTGGAGGGCTTCGCGTTCATCTCGCCGTGGCTGGTGGGCTTCGTCGCCTTCGCGCTCTGGCCGCTGGTGCGATCCTTTCTGCTCAGCTTCCAGAAACTGGATCAGCTGGTAGGCTTCCGCACCTCGTGGGTGGGGCTCGACAACTATCGGGAGAGCTTCCTGGTCGACGCCAACTTCGTCCCCATGTTCATCGACGTGGTGCGAAACACCCTCGTCGACATCCCGGCCGTCGTGGTCTTCTCCCTCTTCACGGCCCTCATGGTCAACCTCAGGCTGCGAGGGGACGCGTTCTTTCGGGCGGTCTTCTTCTTGCCGGTGGTGATCGGGTCGGGCGCCGTAGTGCAGCACCTCCAAGCGCAGGATGTGGGCCGGCTCAGCATCATCCGCAGCGCCGAGGGGTTCGCCGAGTTCCTGGTCGCCTACCTGGGCCCCGCGCCCGCGTCGGCGGTGCTGGACCTGCTCAACCGCCTCGCGCTGGTGCTCTGGGGCACCGGAGTGCAGGTGCTCCTCTTTCTGGCCGGCCTGCAGAGCGTAAGCCCCAGCCTGTACGAAGCCGCCCGGGTGGATGGCGCCACCGAGTGGGAGATGTTCTGGAAGGTGACGTTGCCGATGCTGTCCCCCATCATCCTGGTGGTGGCCATCTACACCCTGGTCGACTCCTTTACGTCGGTCTTCAACCCCATCCTGACCTACGTGCGTGATGTCGCCTTCAGCGGACAGTTTCGAATGGGTTACGCGGCCGCCCTTGGGTGGATCTACTTCGCGTTCGCCTTCGTGCTGATGGTGATCATCTTCAAGGTGGCCGAGCGCCGCATCTTCTACGCCGGGGAGCGATAG
- a CDS encoding carbohydrate ABC transporter permease, whose translation MGTSRMVTAVTAASKRVSWMALRHRLRVAASRAFAYLMVVDISFIFLFPVLYLLVTSAQTVEDFVDPTVYWIPTRIHWDNYVLAFKGLFYPRAVVNSAIVSGLSAVAQVLSASLVGYGFARGRFPGRDILFLLAMLTFLIPPQTIVIPLFMLYRSLGWIDTYYPFIVPAFFGHGLRGALFIFVFRQFFRGQPWELEEAARIDGAGALRTYFQVMLPLARPAILVVFLFSLVWHWNDFFEPSVYLHNQARFTLPLRLNIFYTGLQIVTGAQAGELYNEPLLMAASLLVIIVPLLIYLVAQRYFVQSIERTGLVE comes from the coding sequence ATGGGCACGTCCAGGATGGTCACGGCCGTGACGGCTGCATCCAAGCGGGTCTCGTGGATGGCGCTCCGCCACCGCCTCCGGGTGGCGGCGAGTCGGGCCTTCGCCTACCTGATGGTCGTCGACATCTCGTTCATCTTCCTGTTTCCCGTGCTCTACCTGCTGGTGACCTCCGCGCAGACCGTGGAGGACTTCGTCGACCCCACCGTCTACTGGATCCCCACCCGGATTCACTGGGACAATTACGTCCTGGCCTTCAAGGGCCTCTTCTACCCGCGCGCCGTGGTCAACAGCGCAATCGTCTCGGGCCTGTCGGCGGTGGCTCAGGTGCTGTCGGCCTCCTTGGTGGGGTACGGCTTCGCCAGGGGACGGTTCCCGGGCAGGGACATCCTTTTCCTGCTGGCGATGCTCACCTTTCTCATCCCGCCCCAGACCATCGTCATCCCGCTCTTCATGCTCTACCGGAGCCTGGGATGGATCGACACGTACTACCCCTTCATCGTGCCAGCGTTCTTCGGGCACGGGCTGCGGGGAGCGCTCTTCATCTTCGTCTTCCGTCAGTTCTTCCGGGGGCAGCCGTGGGAGCTGGAGGAGGCCGCGCGCATCGACGGGGCCGGCGCCTTGCGCACCTACTTCCAAGTGATGCTGCCGCTGGCGCGGCCAGCCATCCTGGTCGTCTTCCTCTTTTCGCTGGTCTGGCACTGGAACGACTTCTTCGAGCCGTCCGTCTACCTGCACAACCAGGCGCGCTTCACCCTGCCGCTGCGCCTCAACATCTTCTACACGGGGCTGCAGATCGTCACCGGCGCCCAGGCCGGCGAGCTCTACAACGAGCCCCTGTTGATGGCGGCCTCGCTGCTGGTCATCATCGTGCCGCTGCTCATCTACCTGGTGGCGCAGCGCTACTTCGTCCAGAGCATCGAGCGCACCGGTCTGGTCGAGTAG
- the nagZ gene encoding beta-N-acetylhexosaminidase, giving the protein MIAPGRRGVVAALAVVGLAAAVLGFALGRLAPTVNEPATAGPAAGTSPSRIREWVASMTIEQKVGQILHVGFPGVEPGPEVEELIRRHYVGGVILFARNVVDPVQVARLTNALQEMARSSGARVPLLVSVDQEGGLVARLTRGATVFPGNMALGAADSETLAYQAGLWTARELRAVGIHQDYAPVLDVNNNPANPVIGVRSFGESPQRVAALGVAMIRGLQDGGVLATAKHFPGHGDTAVDSHIDLPTVAHPMERLRQIELLPFEAAIEAGVASIMTAHVTFPSVDPTPGLPATLSSRVLTGLLREAMGFQGLVVTDALEMGAIVKRFGIEEAAVQAVRAGADAVLVAWPQDWATAVRVARRLVEAARSGEIPAARLEEAVSRVMAAKARVGLLDGDPRVDVAAVPQRVGSSEARSAALEAARRSVTRVADPNGFVPLGEGRRLLVVVPRIQDLTGVEERGAHTTGLGAALAEVGFEVEERTYPLAIQATEVERLLQDLARWDAVLVGTYRAWEPRYAGQVQLVRRAWELNLGRPTVVVALREPYDLGEMPDGPALLATYGTTAVSLQALAEVLAGRTPADGRLPVGLPGRWPAGHRWQP; this is encoded by the coding sequence GTGATCGCGCCGGGCCGCCGCGGCGTCGTCGCCGCGCTGGCGGTCGTGGGCCTGGCGGCTGCCGTGCTCGGCTTCGCGCTCGGCCGGCTCGCACCCACCGTCAACGAGCCGGCCACGGCAGGCCCCGCCGCCGGGACGTCGCCGTCACGCATCAGGGAGTGGGTGGCCTCCATGACCATCGAGCAGAAGGTCGGCCAGATCCTGCACGTCGGCTTTCCGGGCGTCGAGCCGGGGCCCGAGGTGGAGGAGTTGATCCGGCGGCACTACGTGGGCGGGGTCATCCTCTTCGCGCGCAACGTCGTGGACCCCGTCCAGGTCGCGCGGCTGACCAACGCGCTCCAGGAGATGGCGCGCTCGTCGGGTGCCCGGGTACCCCTGCTGGTGAGCGTCGACCAGGAGGGCGGGCTGGTCGCCCGGCTGACGCGGGGGGCGACGGTATTTCCCGGGAATATGGCGCTCGGAGCGGCGGATTCCGAGACATTGGCCTACCAGGCCGGCCTGTGGACCGCCCGGGAGCTACGAGCCGTCGGGATTCACCAGGATTACGCGCCCGTCCTCGACGTCAACAACAACCCGGCCAACCCCGTCATCGGGGTGCGCTCCTTCGGCGAGTCGCCCCAGCGGGTCGCCGCCCTGGGGGTCGCCATGATCCGGGGGCTCCAGGACGGCGGCGTCCTGGCCACTGCCAAGCACTTCCCCGGCCACGGCGACACGGCGGTGGACTCCCACATCGACCTGCCGACGGTCGCCCATCCGATGGAGCGACTGCGGCAGATCGAGCTCCTGCCCTTCGAGGCGGCCATCGAGGCGGGCGTGGCCTCCATCATGACCGCCCACGTCACGTTTCCGTCGGTGGACCCGACCCCCGGCCTGCCCGCCACGTTGTCGTCCCGGGTGCTGACCGGGCTGTTGCGCGAGGCGATGGGATTTCAGGGGCTGGTGGTGACCGACGCCCTGGAGATGGGGGCCATCGTCAAGCGATTCGGCATCGAGGAGGCAGCCGTGCAGGCGGTGCGGGCAGGGGCCGACGCCGTGCTGGTGGCCTGGCCGCAAGACTGGGCCACCGCGGTGCGAGTCGCGCGCCGCCTGGTGGAGGCCGCGCGCTCCGGCGAGATCCCGGCGGCCCGCCTCGAGGAGGCCGTCAGCCGGGTGATGGCCGCCAAGGCGCGGGTCGGGCTGCTCGACGGCGATCCCCGTGTCGACGTCGCCGCCGTCCCGCAACGAGTCGGCTCGTCGGAAGCCCGCTCCGCCGCCCTGGAGGCGGCGCGCCGCTCCGTCACCCGAGTCGCCGATCCCAACGGTTTCGTCCCGCTGGGCGAGGGTCGGCGGCTCCTCGTCGTTGTGCCCCGCATCCAGGACCTGACGGGGGTCGAGGAGCGAGGCGCTCACACCACCGGCCTCGGTGCCGCCCTGGCGGAGGTGGGCTTCGAGGTGGAGGAGCGCACCTACCCCCTGGCCATCCAGGCCACGGAGGTGGAGCGCCTGCTGCAGGACCTCGCTCGCTGGGACGCCGTGCTGGTGGGCACCTACCGTGCCTGGGAGCCCCGCTATGCCGGCCAGGTGCAGCTGGTGCGACGGGCCTGGGAGCTCAACCTGGGACGCCCCACCGTCGTCGTGGCGTTGCGGGAGCCATACGATCTGGGGGAGATGCCCGACGGCCCGGCCCTGCTGGCCACCTACGGCACCACCGCGGTCTCGCTGCAGGCCCTGGCCGAGGTGCTGGCCGGGCGGACGCCGGCTGACGGCCGGCTGCCGGTCGGCCTGCCGGGGCGCTGGCCCGCCGGTCATCGGTGGCAGCCCTAG
- a CDS encoding GntR family transcriptional regulator: MPTTVSRRDPVLDALRWTPGARGSAPLYVQLKRSLLDLVERGEIRNGQRIPSERQLAQHLGISRMTVRQALVELVQESVLVRRQGRGTFVAERKIEQGLVSLTSFSEDMRRRGMRPGARLLEMEVQEAPPKVERALALDADRRVLVIRRLRLADGIPMALETSHLPVARVPSVPRGRVAEGSLYEYLQGELGIDLAHAHQTLEPVLAGESEARLLGVEPGSPLLLMERTTYDAAGEPVEFVRSLYRGDRYKFFVELRRDRPVRGESS; encoded by the coding sequence ATGCCGACCACGGTCAGCCGTCGAGATCCCGTGCTCGACGCGTTGCGCTGGACGCCGGGCGCCCGCGGGAGCGCACCCCTCTACGTCCAGCTCAAGCGGTCGTTGCTGGACCTCGTCGAGCGCGGCGAGATCCGCAACGGCCAGCGAATCCCCTCGGAGCGGCAGCTCGCCCAGCATCTGGGGATCTCCCGCATGACGGTGCGCCAGGCCCTCGTCGAGCTGGTGCAGGAGTCGGTCCTGGTACGACGGCAGGGGCGGGGCACGTTCGTCGCGGAGCGCAAAATCGAGCAGGGTCTGGTCTCGCTGACCAGCTTCAGCGAGGACATGCGGCGCCGCGGCATGCGCCCGGGGGCCCGCCTCCTGGAGATGGAGGTCCAGGAGGCGCCCCCCAAGGTGGAGCGAGCGCTGGCCCTCGACGCCGACCGGCGGGTCCTCGTCATCCGGCGCCTGCGCCTGGCCGACGGCATCCCCATGGCCCTCGAGACCAGCCACCTCCCCGTCGCCCGGGTACCGTCGGTACCACGGGGGCGCGTGGCCGAGGGGTCCCTCTACGAGTACCTGCAGGGCGAGCTCGGGATCGACCTCGCGCACGCCCACCAGACCCTGGAGCCGGTGCTGGCGGGAGAGAGCGAGGCGCGCCTGTTGGGCGTGGAGCCCGGCAGCCCGTTGCTCTTGATGGAGCGCACCACGTACGACGCGGCCGGCGAGCCCGTCGAGTTCGTGCGCTCCCTCTACCGGGGCGACCGCTACAAGTTCTTCGTCGAGTTGCGACGAGACCGCCCCGTGCGTGGTGAGAGCTCGTGA
- a CDS encoding PaaI family thioesterase produces the protein MAFEYWTSACFVCGRENEGGLHARVVAGELGGLVQATLPPSLVGLPGIGHGGAVVALLDEAMWYAVYGQAGIPSLTAHLEVRFVRPAPPQVPLVAVARLAPARGAPPGDDSQGRGGPRRIGRAVARLLDGEGRLVAAARGRFVEVEPSTVPVHRLLACRPVTPDAVADLWRWPGVGAFLKGGE, from the coding sequence ATGGCCTTCGAGTACTGGACCTCCGCCTGCTTCGTCTGCGGTCGCGAAAACGAGGGAGGCCTCCACGCCCGGGTGGTGGCCGGCGAACTGGGCGGTCTCGTGCAGGCGACGCTGCCGCCGAGCCTGGTGGGCCTCCCCGGCATCGGCCACGGCGGGGCCGTGGTGGCTCTGCTCGACGAGGCGATGTGGTACGCGGTCTACGGGCAGGCCGGCATCCCCTCGTTGACGGCTCACCTGGAGGTGCGCTTCGTCCGACCGGCGCCCCCGCAGGTGCCGCTCGTCGCGGTAGCGCGGCTGGCCCCGGCCCGAGGGGCGCCGCCTGGTGACGACTCGCAGGGAAGGGGCGGGCCCAGACGAATAGGACGGGCTGTGGCCCGCCTGCTGGACGGTGAGGGGCGGCTCGTCGCCGCCGCTCGCGGCCGCTTCGTGGAGGTGGAGCCGTCGACCGTGCCGGTACACCGCCTGCTCGCTTGCCGGCCCGTGACGCCCGACGCGGTGGCGGACCTGTGGCGGTGGCCGGGTGTCGGGGCCTTTTTGAAGGGTGGCGAGTGA
- a CDS encoding enoyl-ACP reductase FabI, whose product MSLQGKVALVLGVANQRSIAWSIARALAQEGARLALTYQNERLRPNVEELASTIGAATFACDVSSDQDVAALMDWVGREMGGLDMLVHSVAYAPREGLEGRFVETPRDAFRIALDVSCYSLVALCRAAEPLMKARGGGSVLTMTYYGSEKVMPGYNLMGVAKAALESSVRYLAYELGASGIRVNAISAGPINTLAARGVSGFTEMRRTHAERAPLRRNIEVDEVGRTAAFLLGPGASGITGEVIYVDAGYHVMGV is encoded by the coding sequence GTGAGCCTGCAAGGCAAGGTCGCGCTCGTGTTGGGCGTGGCCAACCAGAGGAGCATCGCCTGGAGCATCGCCAGGGCCCTGGCGCAAGAGGGGGCACGCCTGGCCCTCACCTACCAAAACGAGCGCCTGCGCCCCAACGTGGAGGAGCTGGCCTCCACCATCGGCGCGGCCACCTTCGCCTGCGACGTCAGCTCGGACCAGGACGTGGCGGCCCTGATGGATTGGGTCGGCCGTGAGATGGGAGGCCTCGACATGCTGGTGCACAGCGTGGCCTACGCCCCCCGGGAGGGCCTGGAGGGCCGCTTCGTCGAGACACCCCGGGACGCCTTCCGGATCGCCCTCGACGTCAGCTGCTACTCGCTGGTGGCGCTCTGCCGCGCCGCCGAGCCCCTGATGAAAGCCCGGGGCGGTGGCAGCGTGCTGACCATGACCTACTACGGCTCCGAGAAGGTGATGCCGGGTTACAACTTGATGGGCGTGGCCAAGGCGGCGCTGGAGTCCTCGGTCCGGTATCTGGCCTACGAGCTGGGGGCTTCGGGCATCCGCGTCAACGCCATCTCCGCCGGCCCCATCAACACCCTGGCGGCCCGGGGCGTCTCGGGCTTCACCGAGATGCGCCGCACCCACGCCGAGCGGGCGCCCCTGCGGCGCAATATCGAGGTGGACGAGGTCGGCCGGACGGCTGCCTTCCTCTTGGGGCCGGGCGCCAGCGGGATCACCGGCGAGGTGATCTACGTGGACGCCGGCTACCACGTCATGGGCGTCTGA